From Halomarina ordinaria:
CAGATCTCAGAGCCAGATTGACCGGTCGCTAAGACCGACCATGGTAGCTAAGAGCTACCGTCTGGTGTGCGAGAACTCACAATTCAGAGGCACTCACACCGGATTCGCAGACTCAAACTCTATTTGCGCGCGTCAGATGCGTCTATCTCCGGTTCGTCGAAATCAAGGGCTTCGATGACTGCGACGGGAAGCGCTGGTCGTGGCGCATTTTCGTGACGCAGCACACGCTCTGACTTCCGCGTCTTCTCGTAGATAGCACGCGCAACCGGGACACCACGTAGGAATTTGTGCTCGTAGAGAATTTCGACCCCGCGCTCAGTCGGTCCCCAGAACTTCGATGGGAGATCTCGGGTCGACGCGTTCGGCTCATGCACATAGACTTCGAGAATCTCTGCCTCTTGTAGCGTCTCGAGGTGGT
This genomic window contains:
- a CDS encoding ArsR family transcriptional regulator, with protein sequence MKDRVTEGIEDPIEERQRMRELLSQETRHLILQLILGHPAHLVSVAEFEYMIPKNKAAILDHLETLQEAEILEVYVHEPNASTRDLPSKFWGPTERGVEILYEHKFLRGVPVARAIYEKTRKSERVLRHENAPRPALPVAVIEALDFDEPEIDASDARK